One Anser cygnoides isolate HZ-2024a breed goose chromosome 6, Taihu_goose_T2T_genome, whole genome shotgun sequence genomic region harbors:
- the NAB1 gene encoding NGFI-A-binding protein 1 isoform X2 — translation MASALPRTLGELQLYRILQKANLLFYFDAFIQQGGDDVQQLCEAGEEEFLEIMALVGMASKPLHVRRLQKALRDWVTNPGLFNQPLTSLPVSSIPIYKLPEGSPAWLGISCSSYERNSSTREPHLKIPKCAATTCVQSVGASKSDVVGNLSLQSGSEPRLWQGHHTTESEHSLSPADLGSPASPKENSETLDAAAALSVAECVERMVPSLPKSDLSEVKELLKTNKKLAKMIGHIFEMSDEDPHKEEEIRKYSAIYGRFDSKRKDGKHLTLHELTVNEAAAQLCVKDNALLTRRDELFALARQISREVTYKYTYRTTKSKCGERDELSPKRIKIEDGYPDFQDSVQTLYQPDKMPLALAKGKSEDSAALNSQSEKVMAKQMEFLCSQAGLERRLSTGCYRQNSEEHSPNGMSLDNIDGQGERPLNLRMSNLPSRQLQHISLDGEQHVGKPLCSELIRLYPGGEAKSQSSGLGILKDFPHSAFNNIERKVIKTEPEDTR, via the exons ATGGCGTCAGCTCTACCCAGAACCCTTGGGGAATTGCAGCTGTATCGAATACTACAAAAAGCAAATCTCTTATTCTACTTCGATGCCTTCATTCAGCAGGGTGGTGATGAtgtccagcagctctgtgaagcAGGTGAAGAGGAGTTTTTGGAGATAATGGCTCTCGTAGGCATGGCTAGCAAGCCACTTCATGTTCGAAGGCTGCAGAAAGCTTTGAGGGACTGGGTCACAAACCCTGGTCTTTTTAACCAGCCTCTCACTTCCTTACCGGTCAGCAGCATTCCAATATATAAACTGCCAGAAGGGTCTCCTGCGTGGCTGGGGATATCCTGCAGTAGTTACGAGCGGAACAGCAGTACCAGAGAGCCTCACCTGAAGATCCCAAAATGTGCTGCCACAACTTGTGTGCAAAGCGTGGGTGCGAGCAAATCTGATGTGGTGGGGAACTTATCGCTACAGAGCGGCAGTGAACCGAGACTCTGGCAAGGACACCACACTACAGAGAGCGAACACAGTCTTTCCCCGGCTGACCTTGGCTCTCCAGCTTCaccaaaggaaaacagtgagaccttggatgctgctgctgctctgtcagTTGCTGAATGCGTAGAACGTATGGTTCCCTCCCTGCCCAAAAGTGACTTGAGTGAAGTCAAGGagttactgaaaacaaataagaaactGGCAAAGATGATTGGCCATATCTTTGAGATGAGTGATGAGGACCCTCACAAAGAGGAGGAGATCAGGAAGTACAGTGCAATATATGGCAGATTTGACTCAAAAAGAAAGGATGGCAAGCATCTTACCCTCCACGAG CTGACAGTTAATGAAGCAGCCGCTCAGCTGTGTGTGAAAGATAATGCATTGTTGACCAGGAGAGATGAACTCTTCGCACTAGCTCGGCAAATCTCTCGAGAAGTTACATACAAGTATACTTACAGGACCACCAA ATCTAAATGCGGAGAACGGGATGAACTGTCACCAAAGAGAATCAAGATAGAG GATGGTTATCCTGACTTCCAGGACTCAGTCCAAACACTCTATCAGCCAGACAAAATGCCACTTGCTTTGGCTaaaggaaagagtgaagactCAGCAGCTCTTAACTCCCAG TCTGAAAAGGTAATGGCAAAACAGATGGAGTTTCTTTGCAGCCAGGCTGGATTAGAGAGACGTCTTTCCACAGGATGTTACAGACAAAACTCAGAAGAGCACAGCCCCAATGGCATGTCATTAGATAACATTGATGGACAAG GTGAGAGACCGCTGAATCTCCGAATGTCAAATCTTCCCAGTAGACAGTTGCAGCACATTTCACTTGATGGAGAGCAGCATGTTGGAAAACCTCTGTGCAGCGAACTGATCCGGCTTTACCCTGGTGGTGAGGCAAAGTCCCAGTCCTCGG GCCTTGGTATTCTAAAGGATTTTCCTCACTCGGCTTTTAACAACATAGAAAGGAAGGTCATAAAAACAGAACCTGAAGACACAAGATAG
- the NAB1 gene encoding NGFI-A-binding protein 1 isoform X3, giving the protein MASALPRTLGELQLYRILQKANLLFYFDAFIQQGGDDVQQLCEAGEEEFLEIMALVGMASKPLHVRRLQKALRDWVTNPGLFNQPLTSLPVSSIPIYKLPEGSPAWLGISCSSYERNSSTREPHLKIPKCAATTCVQSVGASKSDVVGNLSLQSGSEPRLWQGHHTTESEHSLSPADLGSPASPKENSETLDAAAALSVAECVERMVPSLPKSDLSEVKELLKTNKKLAKMIGHIFEMSDEDPHKEEEIRKYSAIYGRFDSKRKDGKHLTLHELTVNEAAAQLCVKDNALLTRRDELFALARQISREVTYKYTYRTTKSKCGERDELSPKRIKIEDGYPDFQDSVQTLYQPDKMPLALAKGKSEDSAALNSQSEKVMAKQMEFLCSQAGLERRLSTGCYRQNSEEHSPNGMSLDNIDGQGERPLNLRMSNLPSRQLQHISLDGEQHVGKPLCSELIRLYPGEGLGILKDFPHSAFNNIERKVIKTEPEDTR; this is encoded by the exons ATGGCGTCAGCTCTACCCAGAACCCTTGGGGAATTGCAGCTGTATCGAATACTACAAAAAGCAAATCTCTTATTCTACTTCGATGCCTTCATTCAGCAGGGTGGTGATGAtgtccagcagctctgtgaagcAGGTGAAGAGGAGTTTTTGGAGATAATGGCTCTCGTAGGCATGGCTAGCAAGCCACTTCATGTTCGAAGGCTGCAGAAAGCTTTGAGGGACTGGGTCACAAACCCTGGTCTTTTTAACCAGCCTCTCACTTCCTTACCGGTCAGCAGCATTCCAATATATAAACTGCCAGAAGGGTCTCCTGCGTGGCTGGGGATATCCTGCAGTAGTTACGAGCGGAACAGCAGTACCAGAGAGCCTCACCTGAAGATCCCAAAATGTGCTGCCACAACTTGTGTGCAAAGCGTGGGTGCGAGCAAATCTGATGTGGTGGGGAACTTATCGCTACAGAGCGGCAGTGAACCGAGACTCTGGCAAGGACACCACACTACAGAGAGCGAACACAGTCTTTCCCCGGCTGACCTTGGCTCTCCAGCTTCaccaaaggaaaacagtgagaccttggatgctgctgctgctctgtcagTTGCTGAATGCGTAGAACGTATGGTTCCCTCCCTGCCCAAAAGTGACTTGAGTGAAGTCAAGGagttactgaaaacaaataagaaactGGCAAAGATGATTGGCCATATCTTTGAGATGAGTGATGAGGACCCTCACAAAGAGGAGGAGATCAGGAAGTACAGTGCAATATATGGCAGATTTGACTCAAAAAGAAAGGATGGCAAGCATCTTACCCTCCACGAG CTGACAGTTAATGAAGCAGCCGCTCAGCTGTGTGTGAAAGATAATGCATTGTTGACCAGGAGAGATGAACTCTTCGCACTAGCTCGGCAAATCTCTCGAGAAGTTACATACAAGTATACTTACAGGACCACCAA ATCTAAATGCGGAGAACGGGATGAACTGTCACCAAAGAGAATCAAGATAGAG GATGGTTATCCTGACTTCCAGGACTCAGTCCAAACACTCTATCAGCCAGACAAAATGCCACTTGCTTTGGCTaaaggaaagagtgaagactCAGCAGCTCTTAACTCCCAG TCTGAAAAGGTAATGGCAAAACAGATGGAGTTTCTTTGCAGCCAGGCTGGATTAGAGAGACGTCTTTCCACAGGATGTTACAGACAAAACTCAGAAGAGCACAGCCCCAATGGCATGTCATTAGATAACATTGATGGACAAG GTGAGAGACCGCTGAATCTCCGAATGTCAAATCTTCCCAGTAGACAGTTGCAGCACATTTCACTTGATGGAGAGCAGCATGTTGGAAAACCTCTGTGCAGCGAACTGATCCGGCTTTACCCTGGTG AAGGCCTTGGTATTCTAAAGGATTTTCCTCACTCGGCTTTTAACAACATAGAAAGGAAGGTCATAAAAACAGAACCTGAAGACACAAGATAG
- the NAB1 gene encoding NGFI-A-binding protein 1 isoform X1 translates to MASALPRTLGELQLYRILQKANLLFYFDAFIQQGGDDVQQLCEAGEEEFLEIMALVGMASKPLHVRRLQKALRDWVTNPGLFNQPLTSLPVSSIPIYKLPEGSPAWLGISCSSYERNSSTREPHLKIPKCAATTCVQSVGASKSDVVGNLSLQSGSEPRLWQGHHTTESEHSLSPADLGSPASPKENSETLDAAAALSVAECVERMVPSLPKSDLSEVKELLKTNKKLAKMIGHIFEMSDEDPHKEEEIRKYSAIYGRFDSKRKDGKHLTLHELTVNEAAAQLCVKDNALLTRRDELFALARQISREVTYKYTYRTTKSKCGERDELSPKRIKIEDGYPDFQDSVQTLYQPDKMPLALAKGKSEDSAALNSQSEKVMAKQMEFLCSQAGLERRLSTGCYRQNSEEHSPNGMSLDNIDGQGERPLNLRMSNLPSRQLQHISLDGEQHVGKPLCSELIRLYPGGEAKSQSSEGLGILKDFPHSAFNNIERKVIKTEPEDTR, encoded by the exons ATGGCGTCAGCTCTACCCAGAACCCTTGGGGAATTGCAGCTGTATCGAATACTACAAAAAGCAAATCTCTTATTCTACTTCGATGCCTTCATTCAGCAGGGTGGTGATGAtgtccagcagctctgtgaagcAGGTGAAGAGGAGTTTTTGGAGATAATGGCTCTCGTAGGCATGGCTAGCAAGCCACTTCATGTTCGAAGGCTGCAGAAAGCTTTGAGGGACTGGGTCACAAACCCTGGTCTTTTTAACCAGCCTCTCACTTCCTTACCGGTCAGCAGCATTCCAATATATAAACTGCCAGAAGGGTCTCCTGCGTGGCTGGGGATATCCTGCAGTAGTTACGAGCGGAACAGCAGTACCAGAGAGCCTCACCTGAAGATCCCAAAATGTGCTGCCACAACTTGTGTGCAAAGCGTGGGTGCGAGCAAATCTGATGTGGTGGGGAACTTATCGCTACAGAGCGGCAGTGAACCGAGACTCTGGCAAGGACACCACACTACAGAGAGCGAACACAGTCTTTCCCCGGCTGACCTTGGCTCTCCAGCTTCaccaaaggaaaacagtgagaccttggatgctgctgctgctctgtcagTTGCTGAATGCGTAGAACGTATGGTTCCCTCCCTGCCCAAAAGTGACTTGAGTGAAGTCAAGGagttactgaaaacaaataagaaactGGCAAAGATGATTGGCCATATCTTTGAGATGAGTGATGAGGACCCTCACAAAGAGGAGGAGATCAGGAAGTACAGTGCAATATATGGCAGATTTGACTCAAAAAGAAAGGATGGCAAGCATCTTACCCTCCACGAG CTGACAGTTAATGAAGCAGCCGCTCAGCTGTGTGTGAAAGATAATGCATTGTTGACCAGGAGAGATGAACTCTTCGCACTAGCTCGGCAAATCTCTCGAGAAGTTACATACAAGTATACTTACAGGACCACCAA ATCTAAATGCGGAGAACGGGATGAACTGTCACCAAAGAGAATCAAGATAGAG GATGGTTATCCTGACTTCCAGGACTCAGTCCAAACACTCTATCAGCCAGACAAAATGCCACTTGCTTTGGCTaaaggaaagagtgaagactCAGCAGCTCTTAACTCCCAG TCTGAAAAGGTAATGGCAAAACAGATGGAGTTTCTTTGCAGCCAGGCTGGATTAGAGAGACGTCTTTCCACAGGATGTTACAGACAAAACTCAGAAGAGCACAGCCCCAATGGCATGTCATTAGATAACATTGATGGACAAG GTGAGAGACCGCTGAATCTCCGAATGTCAAATCTTCCCAGTAGACAGTTGCAGCACATTTCACTTGATGGAGAGCAGCATGTTGGAAAACCTCTGTGCAGCGAACTGATCCGGCTTTACCCTGGTGGTGAGGCAAAGTCCCAGTCCTCGG AAGGCCTTGGTATTCTAAAGGATTTTCCTCACTCGGCTTTTAACAACATAGAAAGGAAGGTCATAAAAACAGAACCTGAAGACACAAGATAG